In the Deltaproteobacteria bacterium genome, TTCCTCACCGCGTCCGGGTTCGGGCTCGTCTCCCTCGCCCTGACGACGCTGATCGAGGAGCGCGGCCCGATGCCGATCCCCGCCCCGGCTCGCGCGTCCCCCGGAGCCACGCGCGACGTGGCCCGGCTCGCGCTCGGGGGCGGGCTCCTCTCCGTGCTGGCCGCCACGGTGCTGTTCGGTGCCGGCATCAACGCCGCCTTCTACTTCGTGGCCGACTTCACGCGGGATCTTCACATCGCGAGGGCCGCGCCCTTCTTCGCCGCCTACGCCTCGACCACCATCCTGCTCCGCGTCTTCGGGCGCCAGCTGCCCGACCGCCTGGGCGCTCATCCGATCGCGGTGCCGGCCTTCGGCGTGTTCGGGCTCGGCCTCGCGGCCCTCTGCCTCCTCCCCCGGCCGGGCGCGCTGGTGGCGGCCGGCATGGCGTGCGGCGCCGGGCACGGCTCGCTCTTCCCGGTGCTGAACGGACTCGCCGTGACCCGCACACCGCCGCGCTTCCAGGGCACGGCCGTGAGCCTCTACACCGCCGCCCTCGACGGCGGCGCGGTGCTCGGCACGCCCCTCTGCGGGGCGATCGCTCAGGCCGCCGGCTATCGCACCATGTTCGCGGCGATGGCGGCGGCGTGCCTCGCGGGCGTCCTCCTCATGATCGGCGACGCGCGGCGGGCGCCCGGCGCCTTGGTGCGCGAGGCCCGCTGAGCTAGTCTCCCCCGCGCCGTGGGCCGCGAGACGCTCGAACCGCAGGAGCTGGTGGAGGCGGAGGACCTCGAAGGTTCGCGCCGGCGCGGCCTCACGACCCGCGTCGCGGTGAC is a window encoding:
- a CDS encoding MFS transporter, with the translated sequence MNPTPRLYTRTFWIACAIHFTGGMSMGMFLLLPLFIRALGGDKLTIGLVLGTGLALSVALRPAVGALLDRLGRRRVLLWGGAANAASFPPFLLLGGTGAWLYLLATLHLVVAGALFAAYFTYAADLVPAARRVEGIAIFGVFGMAPNGLGPWLGEAIIARLGFPAFFLTASGFGLVSLALTTLIEERGPMPIPAPARASPGATRDVARLALGGGLLSVLAATVLFGAGINAAFYFVADFTRDLHIARAAPFFAAYASTTILLRVFGRQLPDRLGAHPIAVPAFGVFGLGLAALCLLPRPGALVAAGMACGAGHGSLFPVLNGLAVTRTPPRFQGTAVSLYTAALDGGAVLGTPLCGAIAQAAGYRTMFAAMAAACLAGVLLMIGDARRAPGALVREAR